gacaaagatcgtactttttggagaaatgtcctctggtctgatgaaacaaaaatagaactgtttggccataatgaccatcgttatgtttggaggaaaaagagggaggcttgcaagctgaagaacaccatcccaaccatgaagcacgggggtggcagcatcattttgtgggggtgctttgctgcaggagggactggtgcacttcacaaaatagatggcaacatgaggtatgaaaatgatgtggatatattgaagcaacatctcaagacatcagtcagaaagttaaagcttggtcgccaatgggtcttccaaatggacaatgaccccaagcattggttgtgacaaaatggcttaaggacaacaaagtcaagctattggagtggccatcacaaagccctgacctcaatcctatagaacatttgtgggcagaactgaaaaagtgtgtgtgagcaaggaggcctacaaacctgactccgttacaccagcgctgtcaggaggaatggcccaaaattcacccaacttattctgggaagcttgtggaaggctacccaaaatgtttgacccaagttaaacaatataaaggcaatgctatcaaattcttattgagtgtatgtaaacttctgacccactgggaatgtgatgaaataaataaaagctgaaataaatctccactattattctgacatttcacgttcttataataaagtggtgatcctaagtcTAAAGGCCTATGCATGCAATTCTCTGACCATGAGGTGGACAATTATTAATTTAGGAATTAGCCTAAAAACCAATACATATATAGGCTATTGTGGGGAGGGGATGCATTTTTTTAGGACATCTTAAGTTGGACCAGCCCCCCAGTAAATTTCGATCACTCccctagatgggccagctgcaaagtcaaagtggtctatattgtaaaaatacatgaaaagaaaatgtatatttttggtcttaatttatgGTTAGGGTTTGcaatgtggttagggttaaggttaggtttaaaatcagattttaggactttgtggctgtgccagctagtgaccagtctgcagagctgcctccagggcaagattcaggacaataaatgccaacctggaATGATAACATGCCTTTGACTCTACAGTCTGGATATGTAGTAGTATGAAATGCCAATGCCTCACTGGATAATCATTTTCAGTTCTGGGTATATGTTAGCCTTTTAGCATGAAGCATGATGACACAGCACATACATCCGCAGAAAGAGAAGTACTGTATTTTTCCACCTGACATTGGCTAAGTGAGACTGTAATGAATCAGATGTTGAGTAACAGGTCTATTTGTCCTTGTTCTGTCGTGGAGGAACGTTCTGGAGTTGGCATTACCCTCTGGTGGTCAAGATAGACATAGCATTTCTTTCATAATCAGTACTGGAAATGATGGTGTTATTACGCCTCTGCCTTTTCCTAAATATTAtcaatccctctctttctcctcacagTTTATCTACGACGGGGAGGTTACATGGTATGTAAAAATGCATTTATCTTGATATTCAGTCGTTTGATAATCAGTTGATAAGTTTCTGCGATGGTGTGTTTTGAATTAGATTCTCCTGTGCTCATCtcaactgtatgtgtgatgtgtgtgttgggggggggtgcTCTGAAGACACACTTCCGTTGTTTGCATGGACAATAAAGTTGGATTCATTCTATTCTATCCAAGGTGGGAGTCACTAGTCCTGAACGTGATGTACCTCTTCTACATTCTAATCATGAAGTGAGTATGAGCATCATCTGGCGCTCACATCATCACACACcacgaacacacacacttcccatcTGGACCAAGAGCTATTCAGTCATTTAGATACTGTACATTGAGGCAAATGTATTACACTGTTTACTCACAGGACAATCTGCCTTCTTCTGTAAACTCTTGTATACTTTCTACTCAATTCTCATTATCTGTGAATGTTCATCACTTGTGTGTGTAGGTTTAACGGCAGAGCGAGGCGCTACTTTGACAGACGGAAGAAGAGCTCCGTGAGTCTGGCCAACGGTCTGACGGGCAGCACTGACCTGGAGGACAACGTCACCTGTGACGCCACTGCCGTCCTGCTCAAGAAAGGTACCTACCCTGGTGGCACACAGATTTGACATCACGTTATCAGGCTTCTGTGGGgcaacactttatttggatagtacATCTACAGACTAgttcaactaactatctactaaccttaaccctttaccctaactcttattctaaacctaaccataaccttagcaagcagttgcttatcaacagatagtttgttgatggtGTGAGTATCTGAACTATCCAAATAAACTGTGACCTTCTGTGGTACAATACAGAGAAATACAGTTTACCTTGAAATGATTTTGATAGTTGTGGTGGTTCCACTGAAAAAGGAACTATTGTAGTATCTCAGTTTCAGTTACTTCAGGGTTTTGGccaggccctttatctacttccccatagtcagatgaactcatggataccatttgtatgtctctgcgtccagtttgaaggaagttgctaactagtgttagctcATTGCGctgacgctagttagcattggttcCTGAAACTACCTCCAacatccttcatactggacacagttcctctgactctggggaagtcgATAAAGTgaatcattgccaaaatcctgaagaatCCCTTTAAGGCACTCAGTGGAAGGTACACACGTGTATGTATGAGTTTCTTGTGTCACCAGTCTGTTAGTGATAACAGTAGCCATTTTGTGTCTGTACCCATAGCGAACTTGCAGTGTGCTGATGGTGGATGAGCTACTGTCAGCCTACCCCCACCAGCTGTCCTTCTCTCATTGAGAAACTATTAGAGAAGAAGTAACCAGGCGGCCATTTTGTGTCTGTCCCCATAGCTAACTTCCAGTGTAAGCCCAGTGTGCTGATGGTGGATGAGCTACTGTCAGCCTACCCCCACCAGCTGTCCTTCTCTGAGGCTGGCATGAGGATCATGATCACCAGTCACTTCTCCCCCAGGACACGATTAACCATGGCTTCACGCATGCTCATCAATGAGGTAAGATTATCTCGTATCTCCCAGAcacgtatctccctcactagctttaagcaccagctgtcagagcagctcacagattactgcacctgtacagagcccatctataatttagcccaaacaactacccctttccctactgtatttatttattttcctcctttgcaccccattatttctatctctactttgcacattcttccactgcaaatcaaccattctagtgttttacttgctatattgtatttacttcgccaccatggtctttattttgcctttacctcccttatctcacctcatttgctcacattgtatatagacttatgtttctactgtattattgactccatgtgtaactctgtgttgttgtatgtgtcgaactgctttgctttatcttggccaggtcgctattgtaaatgagaacttgttctcaacttgcctacctggttaaataaaggtggaataaaataaataaatgtaaaaatagattagggtaacacacacacacacacacacacacacacacacacacacacatatacacatgtactgtatgaatttgacatttacatacacctcaccctctacacacacacacacatacacatgtactgtataaatttgacatttacatacaccccaccctctacacacacacacacatacacatgtactgtataaatttgacatttacatacaccccaccctctacacacacatacacatgtactgtatgaatttgacatttacatacaccccaccctctacacacacacacacatacactgtatgAATTTGACATTTACACCccaccctctacacacacacacacacacacacacacacacacacacacacacacacacacacactctatctcattgactcagtattgtgtgtgtgcagagaCAGAGGGTGATCAACACCAGTGAGACCAGGGTCAACCAACACATCACCAACGGAGACTCAGACTCTGCAGCCGCCAGGGCTCCAGAAAGGCGGGGGTCTGGAGAATGGCAGGACGGGCGGGGCTGAGAGAGGGCTGAACGGGAGATGCCTAGGTCAGGGGGTCCTGGAGTCGGGGAATGAGACAGAAAACGAGAACGAGGATAATGAGAATAATGAGAacgacggaggagaggaggaagaggatgagaacGAAGGACCTCTGGTCCCTCACAGACCACCAGGTGTGTGATCATGTTATATGTCTATATTCTTTATTCTATGTTTTACATATTTCAATTCACTGACGCTCATTTTCTCTCTTCcaatccccttctctctgtctctctctctctctctctctgtccctctctgtccctctctctctctgtccctctctctctctctctgtccctctccctctgtccctctccctccctgtccctctccctccctctctctctctctctccctgtccctctccctccctctctctctctctctctctctctctctctctctctctctctctctctctctctctctctctctctctctctctctctctctctctgtccctctctttctgcccctctctctctctgtccctctccctccctgtctctctctctctgtctctctctctctctctgtccctctctctctctctctctctctctctctctctctctctctctctctctctgtccctctccctccctccctgtctctctctctctctctctctctgtccctctctctctctgtccctctctctctctgtccctctctctctctctctctctctctctctctctctctctctctctctctctctctctctctctctcctctcctccctccctccctccctccctccctccctccctctgcttcagCGGGTGTGTGTAACAAGATGAAGTGGCTGCTGTGCTGGCCTCTGTGCCTGCTCCTCTTCTTCACCATCCCGAACTGTGCCAAGCCACGCTGGGAGAGATGGTTCATGGTCTCCTTCGTCACCTCCACCATGTGGATCGCTGGCTTCTCCTACATTATGGTCTGGATGGTGAGTTCTTATTTGACCTTCATTTGCTAAATGTCATATTAGCCTTGGCTCCAGCTGTCCTCTCAACCGGGAATACAGTGTTGAGGTCTGGTAATTGTCTTGCAGAAAAATGCCATGTGTGACGGTTCCATTCTAGCCTTGGTTACAATTCTAATGGTACGACTGCCATGTTGTCATTGACTATAGGTGACTGTGATTGGGTACACGCTTGGCATCCCTGATGTCATCATGGGCATCACGTTCCTGGCGGCGGGGACTAGTGTTCCAGACTGCATGGCCAGCCTCATCGTGGCACGCcaaggtagggagagagacacacagagaccacTCCATCAGAACCAACTCCACAATACGTGTCTTTTATGAGGTTACTCAGAGCTGTTGAACTGCGGTACTGCACACACGAAGTACGGTGTTATAATACAATGTGTTACGCTAGATTTTTCTCTTCTGTCTAGGTCTGGGAGACATGGCCATCTCTAACTCCATTGGCAGCAATGTGTTTGATATTCTGGTGGGCCTTGGCCTGCCCTGGCTTTTACAGACCCTCTGCATTGACTATGGATCAACTGTGAGGATTCCTGCTATTAcccatgttatttatttttgtactatTTCCCAACATTGTAGACAGGCTTAGAGCTGATCATGTGTTTCTGGGTCCTCTTCAGATCTCTCTGAACAGTAGAGGATTGATCTTCTCTGTTGCGCTGCTCTTGGCCTCAGTGTTCCTCACAGTGAGTACAGGCTGTACTCGGAACAGCCTAACCCCAATTCTAGCTTCAACTTTATTTTAAAACAACTGTCTATAAACCAGTGTGTTTTGCTAATGTTTTCACCTGTAACCTGCCTAAAATACCTCCAACAACCTATCACTCTCTATGGTCTATCTATGAAACACACATAAATGTAGTGTACTATGTTAACTCCAAATCaaatctctcctttccctcctcctctcttcctctgtcctcagGTGCTGGGCGTCCACTTAAACAAATGGACTCTGGACCGTCGACTGGGtctgacctgtctcctcatgTACGCCGTCTTCGTCTGCTTCTCCGTCCTCATCGAGTTCAACGTCTTCATCTTCGTCAACCTGCCCATGTGCCGCGAGATCCTCTGATCCTtgtgctcttcctcctcctcttcctcccgctTTTGCTCCCGGAGGATGTCTTTGCCACAGGTCTTTGCTCCCTGTCTGCTCGCCCCACCCTCGAGTGGATTTTTATCTTGAAATAATAGTTGTTTAATTTATCTTTGGTGCAATACAagcgaaagatgaacggagaTTTGCGTTCGTCTGGTTTTGGCTGGAGAAGAGAAGACGTAAGAGAAAGTCCGATTGGAACATGATGAGGTCAAAGGTCAACCGAACAGGAAGTAGTAGTGACTGCTTCCTGTTAGCTTTCTGTTGCCAGGTAAACTGAAGACATTGGTTTGGATAAACTAAACTGTATTATCATCGACGTCGATGTATAAGCTGCTAACTGACAAAAAGAAAATGATTGGCTAACGGCGATTGATAGCCAATAGGATTGTGTTATTTTCTTACTCTTTGTACATGTTTGGATATAAATATTATACACATTGTTTAAGGTGTTTTAAGTTAAGATGGATGTGCGACAGGATTCCATGTGTGCTGTAAATATTTGAAGAGAATATTGACATGGAGAAGTTTATTGACATATTCCTCTCACTTAGACTGGTCAGGTTCTTCAACCGTTCGGTGAAGCGGCAAGAAtcaaagaagaggaggaggacatttTTGTTTAAGCTGAGTGCACTGCAGTGACTTGACCAAACAGTGATGCTCTCATGCCAGCCACGTCTTCTCGCAAAGTGTAAGATAGCATGACATGCTAATCGCGAGTCTATTCCTTGAGCTTTGTGCTGTCAGGGAGAGTTCATATCAATCTCTTCTATTTGCAGTCAGATAtatttatgtacagtacagtttCTCTTGAGTTATTTCGTCTCCAAATATATCCAAGTGTATGTGGGTTGTGGAGTAACAGTCAAAATGTTTTGGACACGGctgctcattccagggtttttctttatttgtactattttctacattgtagaataatagtgaagacatcaaaactatgaaataacacatggaatcatgtagtaaccaacaaaatgtgttaaacaaaatatattttatatttgagatacttcaaaTGGCCACTCTTTgctttaatgacagctttgcac
This genomic window from Oncorhynchus kisutch isolate 150728-3 linkage group LG20, Okis_V2, whole genome shotgun sequence contains:
- the LOC109877960 gene encoding LOW QUALITY PROTEIN: sodium/potassium/calcium exchanger 3 (The sequence of the model RefSeq protein was modified relative to this genomic sequence to represent the inferred CDS: deleted 1 base in 1 codon), which produces MDEEEAAERMPPAGVRTRNRPPQVMLNQKKIKARRKKRKELVLIQICLLGGMLLVVKGFSYLAENSGYDTSSPTTFDDERWGGRKLLQEVDTLDSNSSMEEDEEKKNCTEPALHEFPTDLFTHRERTEGAVALHVLCAMYMFIALALVCDDYFVPSLEKICERLHLSEDVAGATFMAAGSSAPELFTSVIGVFITKGDVGVGTIVGSAVFNILCIIGVCGIFAGQAVKLSHWTLLRDSAYYTLSIAALIAFIYDGEVTWWESLVLNVMYLFYILIMKFNGRARRYFDRRKKSSVSLANGLTGSTDLEDNVTCDATAVLLKKANFQCKPSVLMVDELLSAYPHQLSFSEAGMRIMITSHFSPRTRLTMASRMLINERQRVINTSETRVNQHITNGDSDSAAARAPERRGLENGRTGGAERGLNGRCLGQGVLESGNETENENEDNENNENDGGEEEEDENEGPLVPHRPPAGVCNKMKWLLCWPLCLLLFFTIPNCAKPRWERWFMVSFVTSTMWIAGFSYIMVWMVTVIGYTLGIPDVIMGITFLAAGTSVPDCMASLIVARQGLGDMAISNSIGSNVFDILVGLGLPWLLQTLCIDYGSTISLNSRGLIFSVALLLASVFLTVLGVHLNKWTLDRRLGLTCLLMYAVFVCFSVLIEFNVFIFVNLPMCREIL